Proteins from one Clostridium cellulovorans 743B genomic window:
- a CDS encoding HNH endonuclease, which yields MIRNRFCYKKIKLSYKADKLFKEFLKNVESCNLNPLKVFTLQEIADLIPYKLSNIEKYSTYNYSFMSMFAGQKGRDYFNFVKPSVKRNLTEICNDSARNNKAWQKLFANEGVRINPKYIMDLWNKAYLMIYNPEEYYWHNINDAIEKIKMDGSYLDSWSSGARKNFEEGARVYLIQLGVEEKGIFASGWINEPSYSALHWIETKAEEGLYTNYVDIEFDCIVNPHEGKILSKEILDKHFPSMNWSQRASGVEMKDVDLNELEELWSSFSGKTTEIIRTKVDLLAEEVINPERYIEGSTRQIYVNAYERNKKARNKCIEIYGYNCSVCGVNLEEIYGEIAKEFIHVHHIKPISSINQEYEIDPETDLVPICPNCHAVIHRRNQDISISELKDIIKNK from the coding sequence ATGATTAGAAATAGATTTTGTTATAAAAAAATTAAATTGTCATATAAGGCAGATAAGTTATTTAAGGAGTTCCTTAAAAATGTAGAAAGTTGTAATTTGAATCCACTAAAAGTATTTACATTACAAGAAATAGCTGATTTAATTCCTTATAAATTATCTAATATAGAGAAGTATTCTACATATAATTATTCATTTATGAGTATGTTTGCAGGCCAAAAAGGTAGGGATTATTTTAATTTTGTAAAACCCTCTGTGAAGAGGAATCTTACAGAGATATGTAATGATTCAGCAAGAAATAATAAAGCATGGCAGAAGTTATTTGCTAATGAGGGCGTGAGGATAAATCCAAAATATATTATGGATTTATGGAATAAAGCTTATTTAATGATTTATAACCCAGAGGAATATTATTGGCATAATATTAATGATGCAATTGAAAAAATTAAGATGGATGGATCCTATTTAGATTCATGGAGTAGCGGAGCAAGAAAAAATTTTGAGGAAGGTGCACGGGTATATTTGATTCAACTTGGAGTTGAGGAAAAGGGTATATTTGCATCTGGATGGATTAATGAACCGTCATATTCAGCGCTGCATTGGATTGAAACTAAAGCTGAGGAAGGCTTATATACAAACTATGTAGACATTGAGTTTGATTGCATTGTAAATCCACATGAGGGAAAGATACTTTCTAAGGAGATTTTAGATAAGCATTTTCCTAGCATGAATTGGTCTCAAAGAGCATCAGGAGTTGAAATGAAAGATGTTGATTTAAATGAATTAGAAGAACTTTGGAGTAGCTTTAGTGGTAAAACTACTGAAATTATAAGAACAAAAGTTGATTTGTTAGCAGAAGAAGTTATTAATCCTGAAAGATATATTGAAGGTTCAACTAGACAGATATATGTTAATGCTTATGAAAGAAATAAGAAAGCAAGAAACAAGTGTATTGAAATTTATGGATATAACTGTTCTGTTTGTGGAGTCAATCTTGAAGAGATTTATGGTGAAATTGCTAAAGAATTTATTCATGTTCATCATATAAAACCTATTTCAAGTATAAATCAGGAGTATGAAATTGATCCAGAAACAGATCTAGTGCCAATATGTCCAAATTGTCATGCAGTTATTCATAGAAGAAACCAAGATATTAGTATCAGTGAGTTAAAAGATATTATAAAAAATAAATAA
- a CDS encoding VanZ family protein, translating into MRLDSITNLGMNYLKVGIVLVLAIAILFAVNYFLIYKKLLKGTKKLNKRKLALSAVSFCYFILVVGAVLLDRGSHYYSAYDLQLFNSYLDAWNSFSKVAWRPIILNIIMFVPIGILLPLWSEKLKTFWKAFAASIAMTFIIEFCQLLMKRGIFELDDIFDNTLGAVIGYCLIMIIFLLRKDVKKKGLKVAACLSPLLLTLGTFLGIFAIYNNQEFGNLEENYTYKQNMKGITVTSEVAFDDKGSTAEVFSSKVATKEEAYDFAEKFFGKFSEEIDDSMTDVYDDTIIYYSKDRFTSIWIDFKGFTYSFSKHREEEKNQATTADENKIKSALKDFGIDVPEKAVFKAKQGNCYSFEVSKTKVEEELYDGILTCEDYNDGTISRIDNKIIEYKPVKDCEIISEAEAYNHIKEGKFKNCIYTESMNNEAIKSIDVQAVKLDYISDSKGFFQPVYRFDISVNDVSGYIIIPALKN; encoded by the coding sequence ATGAGATTAGATAGTATTACAAATTTAGGAATGAACTATTTAAAAGTAGGAATTGTATTGGTTTTAGCCATTGCAATATTATTTGCAGTTAACTACTTTTTAATATACAAGAAATTGTTAAAAGGCACTAAAAAGCTTAATAAAAGAAAATTGGCATTATCAGCAGTATCTTTCTGCTACTTTATATTAGTTGTGGGAGCAGTACTTTTAGATAGGGGAAGTCATTATTATAGTGCCTATGATTTGCAATTATTTAATTCTTATTTAGATGCCTGGAATTCTTTCTCAAAAGTGGCGTGGAGACCAATTATCTTAAATATTATTATGTTTGTTCCCATTGGAATCTTGCTGCCTTTGTGGTCTGAGAAGCTTAAAACTTTTTGGAAAGCCTTTGCGGCAAGTATTGCAATGACTTTTATAATTGAATTTTGCCAATTGCTTATGAAAAGAGGGATTTTTGAATTAGATGATATCTTTGATAATACTTTAGGTGCTGTCATCGGTTATTGTCTTATAATGATTATTTTTCTGCTTAGAAAAGACGTGAAAAAGAAAGGTTTAAAGGTTGCCGCTTGTTTATCACCACTTCTTCTAACACTTGGAACCTTTCTGGGGATATTTGCTATTTATAATAATCAAGAGTTTGGAAATTTGGAAGAGAATTATACTTATAAACAGAATATGAAAGGAATTACTGTTACTTCAGAGGTAGCCTTTGATGACAAAGGTTCTACAGCAGAAGTTTTTTCATCTAAGGTCGCAACAAAGGAAGAAGCTTATGATTTTGCAGAAAAATTTTTCGGTAAATTCAGTGAAGAAATAGATGATAGCATGACAGATGTTTATGATGATACAATCATCTATTATTCAAAGGATCGATTTACAAGTATATGGATTGATTTTAAAGGCTTTACATATTCTTTTTCAAAGCATAGAGAGGAAGAAAAAAATCAAGCGACAACAGCTGATGAAAATAAAATAAAATCAGCCTTAAAAGATTTTGGCATCGATGTTCCTGAAAAGGCAGTGTTTAAAGCTAAACAAGGGAATTGTTATTCCTTTGAAGTCTCAAAAACCAAGGTTGAGGAAGAACTTTATGATGGTATCCTTACTTGTGAGGATTATAACGATGGAACTATATCACGGATAGATAATAAAATAATAGAATATAAGCCTGTGAAGGACTGTGAGATTATTAGTGAAGCGGAGGCTTACAATCATATAAAAGAAGGAAAATTCAAGAATTGTATATATACGGAGTCTATGAATAATGAAGCTATTAAATCTATTGATGTACAAGCTGTGAAACTAGATTATATTTCAGATTCAAAAGGCTTTTTCCAGCCTGTTTATAGGTTTGATATATCGGTAAATGACGTGAGTGGTTATATTATTATTCCAGCTTTAAAGAACTAA
- a CDS encoding DUF998 domain-containing protein gives MEKLRRLLMPLGMVGVLFYFAHITIGQILWNEYNPITTDISSLTADGAPNADLLKVFTLIYGICMFLFVAALIEKAFISYSRLLRSGFIILMIMQITSMIGYGLFPLSGDKTEMNFQNMMHIIVTVVVVFTTIAASFLIAFGYLKQEKTKELGKFALVMAILITVFGVSNPISMNLELNILGLTERFVIYTIQTFIFILSDYYTFLAGKDRNFR, from the coding sequence ATGGAGAAACTCAGGAGATTACTAATGCCATTAGGAATGGTAGGGGTACTATTTTATTTTGCACATATCACTATAGGGCAGATTTTGTGGAATGAGTATAATCCAATAACCACAGATATTAGTTCACTTACTGCTGATGGTGCTCCTAATGCAGATTTATTAAAGGTATTTACGCTTATTTATGGCATATGTATGTTTTTATTTGTAGCGGCGTTGATAGAAAAAGCTTTTATTAGCTACAGCAGGTTATTGAGAAGTGGATTTATAATATTAATGATAATGCAAATAACTTCAATGATTGGTTATGGCTTATTTCCCTTAAGTGGAGATAAAACAGAGATGAATTTTCAAAATATGATGCACATTATAGTCACTGTGGTTGTAGTGTTTACAACAATTGCAGCATCTTTCCTCATTGCATTTGGATACTTAAAGCAGGAAAAGACGAAGGAACTAGGAAAATTCGCTTTAGTGATGGCAATACTTATCACTGTCTTTGGAGTCTCTAATCCAATTTCTATGAATTTAGAATTAAATATATTAGGTTTAACAGAACGATTTGTTATTTACACTATACAGACATTTATCTTTATACTATCTGATTACTATACTTTTTTGGCGGGTAAAGATAGAAACTTTAGATAG
- a CDS encoding nitroreductase family protein encodes MSKEFLTAVAERRTFYGISKETTVSDDKIKEIIDHAVKHTPSSFNSQSARVVLLLGNHHDKLWDITKEALRKIVPADQFSSTEEKINSFKNGYGTVLFFEDDNVIKGLQEQFALYKDNFPIWSQQSSGMHQFVVWTALENEGLGVSLQHYNELIENDIKEEWNIPSNWKLIAQMPFGKPTAKPDEKQFNPLEERVKVFK; translated from the coding sequence ATGTCAAAGGAATTTTTAACTGCTGTAGCAGAAAGACGTACATTTTATGGAATTAGCAAGGAAACTACTGTTTCCGATGATAAGATTAAAGAGATTATAGATCATGCTGTGAAGCACACACCATCTTCTTTTAATTCACAAAGTGCAAGGGTAGTCTTATTATTGGGAAATCATCACGATAAATTATGGGACATTACAAAAGAAGCTTTAAGAAAAATTGTACCAGCAGATCAATTTAGTTCTACTGAAGAAAAGATAAACTCCTTCAAAAATGGTTACGGTACAGTATTATTCTTCGAAGATGATAATGTAATTAAAGGGCTTCAAGAACAATTTGCACTCTATAAAGATAACTTTCCAATTTGGTCTCAACAATCAAGCGGAATGCATCAATTTGTAGTTTGGACTGCCTTAGAAAATGAAGGTCTTGGAGTATCTTTACAACATTATAATGAACTTATCGAGAATGATATAAAGGAAGAATGGAATATACCAAGTAACTGGAAACTCATAGCGCAAATGCCATTTGGAAAACCTACAGCTAAGCCAGATGAAAAGCAGTTTAATCCATTAGAAGAACGAGTTAAGGTATTTAAATAA